In Naumovozyma dairenensis CBS 421 chromosome 2, complete genome, the following are encoded in one genomic region:
- the NDAI0B01250 gene encoding ANP1/MMN9/VAN1 family protein (similar to Saccharomyces cerevisiae ANP1 (YEL036C); ancestral locus Anc_1.479) has protein sequence MKASISINGYEVDTRIPLSICAIFLFLNKLLHSWIIDEFTRNEHRIPDFQDIPSVEFYDMSNYQGHKDGWNQNNRILICVPLKDASNALPLFFKTLEKMTYPHELIDLSFLVSDSSDNTMYNLLNMLKRLQIDGGTSGKFGNIEIYEKDFGQVIGQGFSDRHGFAAQGPRRKLMGKARNWLNTVAIKPYHSWVYWRDVDVEIIPETILEDLMHHDKDVIVPNVWRPLPDWLGNIQPYDLNSWKESEAGLALSNSLGEDAVIVEGYPEYATWRSHLAYMRDPNGDPEREMELDGVGGVSILSKANVFRSGSHFPAFSFKKHAETEAFGKLSKHMNFTVIGLPNYVVWHIYEPSKEDLQYMAKLEEKERLKRNDPDEREIYEEKWDDKFKYEVTDWQTEKRSILLESKIKPETEKPIDWSDNSVDDDNVPFLDLDLGSEPFRADIMHL, from the coding sequence ATGAAGGCATCGATTTCCATTAATGGCTACGAAGTTGATACCCGTATTCCCTTGAGCATCTGtgcaatttttttatttcttaataaaCTCTTGCACAGTTGGATAATAGATGAATTTACCAGAAACGAGCACCGAATTCCAGATTTCCAGGATATTCCCAGTGTGGAATTTTATGATATGTCCAATTATCAAGGCCACAAAGATGGTTGGAAccaaaataatagaatCTTAATTTGTGTTCCATTGAAAGATGCGAGTAATGCGTTacctttatttttcaaaactttaGAAAAAATGACATATCCAcatgaattaattgatttatccTTTTTAGTTAGTGATTCCTCTGATAATACAATGTATAATCTACTGAATATGTTAAAACGATTACAAATTGATGGCGGTACCTCTGGAAAATTTGGTAACATTGAGATTTATGAAAAGGATTTTGGCCAAGTTATCGGACAGGGATTTTCTGATAGACACGGATTTGCTGCTCAGGGTCCAAGAAGGAAGCTAATGGGGAAAGCACGTAATTGGTTAAATACTGTGGCAATAAAGCCTTATCATTCCTGGGTTTACTGGAGGGATGTTGATGTAGAAATAATACCAGAAACTATTTTAGAAGATTTGATGCATCACGATAAGGATGTTATTGTGCCTAATGTTTGGAGACCATTACCAGATTGGCTGGGAAATATTCAACCAtatgatttgaattcatGGAAGGAATCAGAAGCTGGACTGGCATTGTCTAACAGCTTGGGAGAAGATGCTGTGATTGTAGAAGGATATCCTGAATATGCGACATGGAGATCACATTTAGCATATATGAGAGACCCTAATGGGGATCCGGAACGTGAGATGGAATTAGACGGTGTTGGTGGTGTTTCCATTTTATCCAAAGCCAATGTCTTTAGATCAGGATCACATTTTCCAGccttttcatttaaaaagCATGCTGAGACAGAGGCATTTGGGAAATTATCCAAGCATATGAATTTTACCGTTATTGGACTCCCTAATTATGTTGTATGGCACATTTATGAACCATCGAAGGAGGACCTTCAATATATGGCCAAATTGGAAGAGAAGGAACGTTTAAAGAGAAACGATCCAGATGAGAGAGAAatatatgaagaaaaatgggATGACAAGTTCAAATATGAGGTAACTGATTGGCAAACTGAAAAACGCTCTATTTTATTAGAATCTAAGATTAAACCTGAAACGGAAAAACCAATAGATTGGTCTGACAACAGtgttgatgatgacaaTGTCCCATTCTTAGATCTTGATCTCGGGTCGGAACCTTTTAGAGCAGATATAATGCATTTATAA
- the NDAI0B01260 gene encoding uncharacterized protein (similar to Saccharomyces cerevisiae HYP2 (YEL034W) and ANB1 (YJR047C); ancestral locus Anc_1.478), translated as MSDEEQHVFETADAGSSETYPMQCSALRKGGFVVIKGRPCKIVDMSTSKTGKHGHAKVHLVALDIFTNKKLEDLSPSTHNMECPFVKRTEYQLLDIDDGYLSLMTMDGETKDDVKSAEGELGDSMQAAFDEGKDLMVTIISAMGEEAAISFKEAPRSD; from the coding sequence aTGTCTGACGAAGAACAACATGTCTTTGAAACCGCTGACGCTGGTTCCTCTGAAACTTACCCAATGCAATGTTCTGCTTTAAGAAAGGGTGGTTTCGTCGTTATCAAGGGTAGACCATGTAAGATTGTTGATATGTCCACTTCCAAGACTGGTAAGCACGGTCACGCTAAAGTTCATTTAGTCGCATTAGATATTTTCACTaataagaaattggaagatTTATCTCCATCCACTCATAACATGGAATGTCCATTCGTTAAGAGAACTGAATATCAATTGTTAGATATCGATGACGGTTACTTATCTTTGATGACCATGGATGGTGAAACTAAGGATGATGTCAAGAGCGCAGAAGGTGAATTAGGTGACTCTATGCAAGCTGCTTTTGATGAAGGTAAGGATTTGATGGTCACTATCATCTCTGCTATGGGTGAAGAAGCTGCTATCTCTTTCAAGGAAGCTCCAAGATCTGATTAA